The Nomia melanderi isolate GNS246 chromosome 3, iyNomMela1, whole genome shotgun sequence genomic interval TGGGTTCTTTGGTTCACAGATATACGACGATATGGctttaaaattgaatgaagTTATTGAAATAATAGGTTTCGTATCTTTAGATCCATTTATAAATGCTTATGATACAGACGAGACTATGACAGAAGCAGAAATGAACGTTCATCACCCTCCCACATCTTTAGTCCCTCGAATACATGCTATCAAATTGTCTCGTTTGTCCAAGGAAATTGAAAGTGCTCCAGAAATTATTTCCAAAGCAAAATCAATAAGAAACCATCTCCACCTAGTATTAAGTAATATTCTATTTGGGGATCGCCTAGCTGCTGATTATTTGATCTGTCATTTACTTTCGTCGATGTAGGTATTTATTTATGGATAGAGAATGAAAAAAACCGAACGATATTAGCAAAGTATCATTTCTTTTTAGTTACATGAGAAGGGATTACTTCTGTCTTGGCACTTATCCAATAAATATAACACATTTTCCTGCTAATGAAAACAAAACATTTGTGGaagatttgtataaatttttaacaATGTTTGTGGAAAAAAGTCATTTGTTGGAGATAACtttggaaaatttgaatgatTTAACTTTATCGCCAAAGTAAGTATTTGCGTAGATATGTAAAAATCGTTAGAACGTCGTTCAAatggtgaaatattaataaataacgcGACTCAACGCTCTATATATTTCGGATATGTCTAAacattgttttgtttatagaaaaGACTACGATTCTAATAGATTGACCAGCGGAGTGCTTCAACTTAGCGACAATACTCATCTCGTAATAGATGAAACGAGATTAACTCCTGGTCAAGTTTCGCAGGccggtcgagaaaattacaatacAATCTGTGACTTGATTAATTTCCAAAAAGTAACGTAcaactttaaattttataagatgGAATACGAAACGGATATTCCGGTCTTAATTTTGTCGGAAGCCAAATCATTTATTCCCGTGCGTAAGAAATTTAAACGAGCTATTTCAATAGTTATTGCATTACCAATGATaccaaatttataaaacaacagATTTAAGTAACGTGCACGCTTGCTTTAGTGCCAAAATCAAGTGGTGTTAAAGATAGACGCGGAATCGAAGAACGTTTATCCACATGTAATAGAAGTTGCAGAGCAATATCTAAAAGATGAAAATCGATTGAAAGATATACGTCAGTACTTGAAAGTTGTGAAGGACGTAAAGTTCCAGTTTAACGATGATATTGTGAAGGTAACATTAcaggcattatttataataatatttatttatctgtctcctttttgtttcgttttgttaCTTGTGCTTCTACAAAATAGTTGGGCATTCGTTCTACTGTTTCgttgttttctttatttctcaaGGAGGTGCAGAACGATTTTGTGCAACTGAGACAAATTCATAAAAACGTGAATGTCGATCATTTACACTCGTTAATGATATTGGCCAGATTGTTATCTTTATCGTACGGATCAAATACTTTAACCACGGAGTATTGGAAGATGGCTGTTCAAATGGAAATGGAACGATTGGATAGATTACCGAAAAAGAAGGAGGCGTAAATCCTACGAAGATTACGTGGCACGATATTAAATGTGTATTCCTTGTATTATGTTTCAATGGATCATTTATGGACTTTATGAAGTTTATCATTCTTCGCGTATATCTCTCGAAACGATTACACCAAATTAAAGAACACATAGCGATGTTAATCAGGTGAGGTTCGAAAATTTGCTAAATTCCGTTTCGTCTCGAAGCGGAAATAACAGATAATGGTTGCTCGTCGGATATTCTTGAAAAACATTTCCAAATtggaagtatttttaagaaacttTGTATTTCCCGTTTATTTCACGTATCACGGGAACGACGCTTTCGCTCTTTTCGCTTCTCGTCGCCGTGCCGTTCGTTTTTGTAACGGTCTTAACGATATTTTCTTTCGACTTATTCGTTTATACGACAACACGGTAATTAAACTGGATGAATGGTGAATTTACATGTTTTTTTCTCGTAGGAACGGATTGTCAGTTTCTCAAAAATTTACACCCCTTACGGTCTTCATCCGGATCGATAAACTTGGCTGGCATCAAACACGTTGATAGATTTGGCTCTCCTCTCCTCGCGTtcttttcgaattatttcgagTCCTTTCTTCGCGGCTTGAGTGTACCTTTTGGACAACGCCGCCTCACCTTTTGCTCCTGGAATGTGACCGGTATAGCCAACGATCGGTGGCTTTTCCGGAGAAATTTCATAATCTgcaagagggagaaagagacacGTCTAGTTCGCGCAGGATAAACAAACCGATTATTCGCATTGAGACACCTACCAAATGTGACTAGATTTCGGTCACGGGT includes:
- the LOC116428125 gene encoding mini-chromosome maintenance complex-binding protein — encoded protein: MDIMTSRLNISDWTPEYFLANKSTCNVNLENPEIVKQIPCLNYVPLHYFTDRQLVRFQGMVQDMYNPEYYFQQYEVKNTLSKAQEIRSGMYADSARCLPHEEILVESEKNCSAERHTCVVISTPGLNEWAKERYEKSSCLNLNAVTNCKRNLEESTEEAMDCSEPVRKKDRILLNTESTENNVKEHNEDRQNIFSKEYLLNFPIPIDDGRTCIIKIYDDMALKLNEVIEIIGFVSLDPFINAYDTDETMTEAEMNVHHPPTSLVPRIHAIKLSRLSKEIESAPEIISKAKSIRNHLHLVLSNILFGDRLAADYLICHLLSSIYMRRDYFCLGTYPINITHFPANENKTFVEDLYKFLTMFVEKSHLLEITLENLNDLTLSPKKDYDSNRLTSGVLQLSDNTHLVIDETRLTPGQVSQAGRENYNTICDLINFQKVTYNFKFYKMEYETDIPVLILSEAKSFIPCQNQVVLKIDAESKNVYPHVIEVAEQYLKDENRLKDIRQYLKVVKDVKFQFNDDIVKEVQNDFVQLRQIHKNVNVDHLHSLMILARLLSLSYGSNTLTTEYWKMAVQMEMERLDRLPKKKEA